A stretch of Lysobacter sp. K5869 DNA encodes these proteins:
- a CDS encoding phage virion morphogenesis protein: protein MSDLEALEQWAGPLVAALSPAARRGLLRALALDLRRSQQERIARQQNPDGSAYAPRRRMRDERGGRIRRRAMFQRIRQARHLKATVQGDGVRVGFAGRVARIARVHQDGGIDAVRPGGALVRYARRQLLGFSPADRDRLRERLVAHLAGGADAF from the coding sequence GTGAGCGATCTTGAGGCGTTGGAACAGTGGGCCGGGCCGCTGGTCGCGGCGTTGTCGCCGGCCGCGCGGCGCGGCCTGCTGCGCGCCCTGGCGCTCGATCTGCGCCGCTCGCAACAAGAGCGCATCGCCCGACAGCAAAACCCGGACGGCAGCGCCTACGCGCCGCGCAGGCGCATGCGCGATGAACGCGGCGGGCGCATTCGTCGCCGCGCCATGTTCCAACGCATCCGACAGGCGCGGCACCTGAAAGCCACGGTGCAGGGCGACGGCGTGCGCGTCGGCTTCGCTGGGCGCGTGGCGCGCATCGCCCGCGTCCACCAAGACGGCGGCATCGACGCCGTGCGCCCTGGCGGCGCCCTGGTGCGCTACGCCCGCCGACAATTGCTGGGATTCAGCCCCGCCGACCGCGACCGGCTG
- a CDS encoding phage tail protein, whose product MNKPASLRAHLAAALPELSTDPERMLVFVEEGSVISTAQPNASFELRYRLSLVLVDFVGDAARLFLAVLRWVQANQWDLLAHPDRWGELAFEVDVIDHERADVQIRLPLRERIGVTTDANGVERVEPWPEPRMPLDEP is encoded by the coding sequence ATGAACAAGCCGGCGAGCCTGCGGGCGCATCTGGCGGCAGCGCTGCCGGAACTGTCGACCGATCCCGAACGCATGCTGGTGTTCGTGGAGGAAGGCAGCGTAATCAGCACGGCGCAGCCCAATGCGTCGTTTGAACTGCGCTACCGGCTCTCGTTGGTGTTGGTCGATTTTGTCGGCGACGCCGCGCGGCTGTTCCTGGCGGTGCTGCGTTGGGTGCAGGCGAATCAGTGGGATTTGCTCGCGCATCCCGACCGCTGGGGCGAACTGGCGTTTGAGGTGGACGTAATCGACCACGAACGCGCCGACGTGCAAATCCGCCTGCCGCTGCGCGAGCGCATCGGCGTTACGACCGACGCAAACGGCGTGGAGCGCGTCGAGCCCTGGCCCGAGCCGCGCATGCCCCTGGACGAGCCGTGA
- a CDS encoding glycoside hydrolase family 19 protein: MFTETQLAAAVQCPHARAVRWHEPLMAAMHRRAITTPRRIAHFLAQVGHESGGLLRLEENLNYSASRLVEVFEDYFSPATAAQYAGQPERIGSRAYALRLGNGDEASGDGYRYRGRSPVQLTGRANYGWIGGLIGVPLEAEPDRAATVEVGAEIAAAYWAGRGLNLLADGNDALAVSRKLNLGRTNTTRIPNGWTDRAARTKTALRVFGIGP; encoded by the coding sequence CTGTTCACTGAAACCCAATTGGCCGCCGCCGTGCAGTGCCCGCACGCTCGCGCCGTGCGCTGGCACGAACCGCTCATGGCCGCGATGCACCGCCGCGCGATCACCACGCCGCGCCGCATCGCGCACTTTCTCGCCCAAGTCGGCCACGAAAGCGGCGGATTGCTGCGCCTGGAGGAAAATCTGAACTACTCCGCGTCGCGACTGGTGGAGGTGTTCGAGGACTATTTCAGCCCGGCGACCGCAGCGCAGTACGCCGGCCAGCCCGAGCGCATCGGCAGCCGCGCCTATGCGCTGCGCCTCGGCAACGGCGACGAAGCCAGCGGCGACGGCTACCGCTACCGGGGCCGCAGCCCCGTCCAACTGACCGGCCGCGCCAATTACGGATGGATTGGCGGATTGATCGGCGTGCCGCTTGAAGCCGAGCCCGACCGCGCCGCAACCGTCGAGGTCGGCGCGGAAATCGCGGCGGCGTACTGGGCCGGGCGCGGCTTGAACCTGCTGGCGGACGGCAACGACGCCTTGGCCGTGAGCCGCAAACTCAACCTGGGCCGCACCAACACCACGCGGATTCCGAACGGCTGGACCGACCGCGCCGCCCGCACCAAAACCGCCCTGCGCGTGTTCGGGATCGGCCCGTGA
- a CDS encoding tail protein X — MRVYALQGETLDALCWRVLGRTAGVVEAALIANPGLADLGPVLPHGTWVDLPDPATRTPDARPLIQLWD, encoded by the coding sequence GTGCGCGTCTACGCGTTGCAGGGAGAGACCTTGGACGCGTTGTGCTGGCGCGTGCTGGGCCGCACGGCTGGCGTCGTGGAAGCCGCCTTGATCGCCAATCCCGGCTTAGCCGATCTGGGTCCGGTGCTGCCGCATGGAACCTGGGTGGATCTTCCCGACCCGGCAACGCGCACGCCCGATGCCCGCCCCCTCATCCAGCTTTGGGACTGA
- a CDS encoding head completion/stabilization protein, protein MSAFIAAAPAKTAPDADTLQNDGWFPNLSLSSLRLAGRIDGTVPADRLRELAMAAALAVNARLREFRAGHEGAGYASLAAVPASRIGGESRLLVLYRRAVACLLKADVIERYRDFDSTDSGQRRADDQDPAADTWRRNATWAVSDITGQTRTVVELI, encoded by the coding sequence ATGAGCGCTTTCATTGCCGCCGCGCCCGCCAAGACAGCGCCGGACGCCGACACCCTGCAAAACGATGGCTGGTTCCCCAACCTGTCGCTGTCGTCGCTGCGCCTTGCTGGCCGCATCGACGGCACCGTGCCCGCCGACCGCCTGCGCGAACTGGCGATGGCCGCCGCCCTGGCGGTCAATGCGCGCCTGCGCGAGTTCCGCGCCGGCCATGAAGGCGCCGGCTATGCCTCGCTGGCGGCGGTGCCGGCCTCGCGCATCGGCGGCGAATCGCGGCTGTTGGTGCTGTACCGCCGCGCCGTGGCCTGCCTGCTAAAAGCCGACGTGATCGAGCGCTATCGCGACTTCGACAGCACCGACAGCGGCCAGCGTCGCGCCGACGATCAAGACCCCGCCGCCGATACGTGGCGGCGCAACGCGACGTGGGCCGTGAGCGATATCACCGGCCAAACGCGCACCGTCGTTGAACTGATCTAG
- the gpM gene encoding phage terminase small subunit, translated as MSLAKAHYLRVRAAEASASAAHGEPIDASAYELMLMQLGEHRRRLKTVQSVERKVEMKRRILPEYAPWVDGVLQGGRGGQDKVLMTVMVWHMDAGNFAEGLRIADYALRFDLAMPDDYQRTTATVIGDEIADAALLAQAAGAAFDLDVLTQAEAMTREADMPDEVRAKLHKAIGIEHMGRAGEAPYSGALRPWAESAREHLRRALQLHDRVGVKKEIERLDRALKQPLTTSGAPGVAKRRKRRS; from the coding sequence ATGTCGCTGGCAAAAGCCCACTACCTGCGCGTTCGCGCCGCCGAGGCTTCGGCTTCGGCGGCGCACGGCGAACCCATCGACGCGAGCGCGTATGAGCTGATGCTCATGCAGTTGGGCGAGCATCGGCGACGGCTCAAGACGGTGCAGTCGGTCGAACGCAAGGTGGAGATGAAGCGCCGCATCCTGCCCGAATACGCGCCGTGGGTTGACGGCGTGTTGCAGGGCGGGCGCGGCGGACAGGACAAGGTGCTGATGACGGTCATGGTCTGGCACATGGACGCCGGCAACTTCGCTGAAGGGCTGCGCATCGCCGACTACGCGCTGCGTTTCGATCTGGCGATGCCCGACGACTACCAGCGCACGACCGCGACCGTCATCGGCGATGAAATCGCCGACGCGGCGTTGCTCGCCCAGGCCGCAGGCGCCGCGTTCGATCTGGACGTGTTGACCCAGGCCGAGGCGATGACCCGCGAGGCGGATATGCCGGACGAAGTGCGGGCCAAGCTGCACAAGGCCATCGGCATCGAACACATGGGCCGGGCTGGCGAGGCGCCGTATTCGGGCGCCTTGCGGCCCTGGGCCGAGTCGGCCCGCGAACACCTGCGCCGCGCCTTGCAGTTACACGACCGCGTTGGCGTTAAAAAGGAAATCGAGCGGCTGGACCGTGCATTGAAACAACCCCTTACCACGTCCGGGGCGCCGGGCGTTGCGAAGCGCAGAAAGCGCCGTTCGTAA
- a CDS encoding phage major capsid protein, P2 family, with translation MQGITRQRFDSYVAQVANLNGTADPYKSFNVTPSVQQTMEARMQESSSFLKSINIMPVTEIKGQKIGLGIGAPIASRTDTNVGKRTTRDPTSLDSTGYECQKTNFDTHLKYWKLDAWAKFPNFQAMCRNAVLDRCALDRISIGFNGTHAAPNTDLAKFPFLDDVNKGWLQHYREQAPARVLKDGKTAGKITVGTGGDFANLDALVMDAVHGLIDPWHKKSGALVAILGSDLLHRKYFPMVNGNLPPSEQLSANIVISNQEVGGKPAAQVPFMLDNAIFITPLKNLSIYYQEGARRRYFKDCPETDCIENYESSNEAYVVEDFGAGCLVENIELLR, from the coding sequence ATGCAAGGCATTACCCGACAGCGATTCGACAGCTACGTCGCCCAAGTGGCGAACCTCAACGGCACCGCCGACCCTTACAAGAGCTTCAACGTAACGCCCAGCGTGCAGCAGACGATGGAAGCGCGCATGCAGGAAAGTTCCTCGTTCCTCAAGTCCATCAACATCATGCCGGTGACCGAGATCAAGGGCCAGAAAATCGGCCTGGGCATCGGCGCCCCCATCGCCAGCCGCACCGATACCAATGTCGGCAAGCGCACGACCCGCGATCCGACTTCGCTGGACTCGACCGGCTACGAGTGCCAGAAGACCAACTTCGACACCCACCTGAAGTATTGGAAGCTGGACGCCTGGGCGAAGTTTCCGAACTTTCAGGCGATGTGCCGCAATGCGGTGCTGGATCGCTGCGCGCTCGACCGCATTTCCATCGGCTTCAACGGTACGCACGCGGCGCCGAATACCGATCTGGCCAAGTTCCCGTTTCTGGACGACGTGAACAAGGGGTGGTTGCAGCACTACCGCGAGCAGGCGCCGGCCCGCGTCCTCAAGGACGGCAAGACCGCCGGCAAGATCACGGTCGGCACCGGCGGCGACTTCGCGAACCTGGATGCGCTGGTCATGGACGCGGTGCATGGTCTGATCGACCCGTGGCACAAGAAGAGCGGCGCACTCGTTGCGATCCTGGGTTCCGACTTGCTGCACCGCAAGTATTTCCCGATGGTCAACGGGAACCTTCCGCCCAGCGAACAACTGTCGGCGAACATCGTCATCAGCAATCAGGAAGTCGGCGGCAAGCCGGCGGCGCAAGTTCCGTTCATGCTCGATAACGCGATCTTCATCACGCCGCTGAAGAACCTTTCGATCTACTACCAAGAGGGCGCCCGCCGACGCTATTTCAAGGACTGCCCGGAAACCGACTGTATCGAGAACTACGAATCGTCGAACGAGGCGTATGTGGTCGAGGACTTCGGCGCCGGCTGCTTGGTCGAAAACATCGAACTGCTGCGCTGA
- a CDS encoding GPO family capsid scaffolding protein, with protein sequence MASKSRFFRVAVEGKTCDKRTIERSWLLDAAATYNREKYPARVWLEHIRGVSADSQFGAYGDVLSLKTETVVIDGAERLALFAQVAPLPSLIALNKNSQKLYSSIEIDPDFADSGRAYLVGLAVTDSPASLGTEALSFCASNPESTLGRRKHSPANVFTVAEPVELSFEDEAEPAPQGESLFNKVRSLLSRRAASDDSRFTDVTRAVETVATAAAEADRIAVATRDALAQFKTDTATQLAELRGLLDSTPNGVPARPSAIGGGGDDLTDC encoded by the coding sequence GTGGCAAGCAAGAGCAGGTTTTTCCGGGTCGCGGTCGAGGGTAAGACCTGCGATAAGCGCACCATCGAACGGTCGTGGCTGCTGGACGCCGCGGCGACCTACAACCGTGAGAAATACCCGGCGCGTGTGTGGCTGGAACATATCCGGGGCGTGTCCGCCGATTCGCAGTTCGGCGCCTACGGCGACGTGCTGTCGCTCAAGACGGAGACCGTCGTCATCGACGGCGCGGAACGGCTGGCGCTGTTCGCCCAGGTCGCGCCGTTGCCGTCGCTGATCGCGCTGAACAAGAACAGCCAGAAGCTGTATTCGTCGATTGAGATCGATCCCGACTTCGCCGATTCCGGCCGCGCCTATCTCGTCGGCTTGGCCGTCACCGACAGCCCCGCGAGCCTGGGCACCGAAGCGTTGTCGTTCTGCGCGTCCAATCCCGAATCCACCCTAGGCCGCCGCAAGCACAGCCCCGCCAATGTCTTCACCGTCGCCGAGCCGGTCGAACTGTCGTTTGAGGACGAAGCCGAGCCGGCGCCGCAGGGCGAATCGCTGTTCAACAAGGTGCGTTCGCTCCTGAGCCGCCGCGCGGCCAGCGACGATTCGCGTTTCACCGACGTGACCCGCGCCGTCGAAACCGTCGCCACCGCCGCCGCCGAAGCTGACCGCATTGCTGTCGCCACCCGCGACGCGCTGGCGCAGTTCAAGACCGATACCGCAACCCAACTCGCCGAGCTGCGCGGCCTGCTGGACAGCACGCCGAACGGCGTTCCTGCGCGGCCGTCCGCGATTGGCGGCGGCGGCGACGACCTGACCGACTGCTGA
- a CDS encoding terminase ATPase subunit family protein, whose amino-acid sequence MLSLAPAPHIDQRRSARALYWQGWRVTDIAQSLGLKRTTVESWKTRDAWDDAPPIARVEASIEARLTQLVLKEVKTGGDYKEIDLLGRQIERLARVRRYGEPGGHEGDLNPNIERRNAKPKRKPVRNVFSDDQKAHLLRTFDQQLFGYQRTWRKAGLTERIRNILKSRQIGATFYFAREALVDALETGRNQIFLSASKKQAHVFRQYIIEFAQTADVDLSGDPIVLPNGATLYFLGTNMRTAQSYHGNLYFDEYFWTFQFAALQKVAAGMALHKQWRQTYFSTPSSVTHEAYAFWTGEQFNKGRPRDQRIKLDVSHDALQHGLRCADGHWRQIVTVMDAARLGCDLFDLEALRKEKSPEEWANLLMCEFADDTASVFPLAELQRCFVDSWEAWEDYKPFAMRPFGYREVWIGYDPALSSDSAGLVVVAPPAVPGGKFRVLEKHQWRGMDFKVQAERIRKITQQYNVTYIGIDATGVGAGVYPLVRDFFPAARNITYSVETKTRMVLKAKDVIGSGRLEFDASWSDLAQAFMAIRKTMTASGRQATFEASRSDDIGHADLAWAVMHALDHEPLSGDSPRGKSIVEMF is encoded by the coding sequence ATGCTTTCTCTCGCACCCGCTCCGCACATCGATCAACGCCGCAGCGCCCGTGCGCTCTATTGGCAGGGCTGGCGCGTGACCGACATTGCGCAAAGCCTCGGCCTCAAGCGGACCACGGTCGAAAGCTGGAAAACGCGCGACGCCTGGGACGACGCACCGCCGATTGCTCGCGTTGAAGCCTCGATAGAGGCGCGCTTGACGCAATTGGTCCTGAAGGAAGTCAAGACCGGCGGCGACTACAAGGAAATTGACCTGCTTGGCCGGCAGATCGAGCGGCTAGCGCGCGTGCGGCGCTACGGCGAGCCCGGCGGCCACGAAGGCGACTTGAATCCGAACATCGAGCGGCGCAACGCCAAGCCCAAGCGCAAGCCGGTGCGCAACGTGTTCAGCGACGATCAGAAGGCGCATCTTCTGCGCACGTTCGATCAGCAGCTATTCGGCTATCAACGCACGTGGCGCAAGGCCGGGTTGACCGAGCGAATCCGAAATATTCTGAAGTCGCGACAGATCGGCGCAACGTTCTACTTCGCCCGCGAAGCGTTGGTAGACGCGTTAGAGACCGGGCGAAACCAAATCTTCCTGTCGGCGAGCAAGAAGCAGGCGCACGTTTTCCGCCAGTACATCATCGAGTTTGCGCAAACGGCCGACGTTGACCTGTCGGGCGATCCGATCGTGCTGCCCAACGGCGCAACGCTGTACTTCCTCGGCACGAACATGCGCACCGCGCAGAGCTATCACGGCAATCTGTACTTTGACGAATACTTTTGGACGTTCCAGTTCGCAGCGTTGCAGAAGGTCGCCGCCGGCATGGCCTTGCATAAGCAATGGCGGCAAACGTATTTCTCCACCCCGTCCAGCGTCACGCACGAAGCCTATGCGTTCTGGACTGGCGAGCAGTTCAACAAGGGCCGCCCGCGCGACCAGCGCATCAAGCTCGATGTGTCGCACGACGCCTTGCAGCACGGCCTGCGCTGCGCGGACGGACATTGGCGCCAGATTGTTACTGTCATGGACGCGGCGCGGTTGGGCTGCGACCTGTTCGACCTGGAGGCGTTGCGCAAGGAAAAGAGCCCCGAGGAATGGGCGAACCTGCTTATGTGCGAGTTCGCCGACGACACGGCGTCGGTGTTCCCGCTCGCCGAATTGCAGCGGTGCTTTGTCGATTCCTGGGAAGCCTGGGAGGACTACAAGCCGTTCGCGATGCGCCCGTTCGGCTATCGCGAAGTCTGGATCGGCTACGACCCCGCGTTGAGCAGCGACAGCGCCGGCCTAGTGGTCGTAGCGCCGCCCGCCGTGCCCGGCGGCAAGTTCCGCGTGCTGGAAAAGCACCAGTGGCGCGGCATGGACTTCAAGGTTCAGGCCGAGCGCATCCGTAAGATTACGCAACAGTACAACGTGACGTATATCGGCATCGACGCAACCGGCGTCGGCGCGGGCGTGTACCCGCTGGTGCGCGACTTCTTCCCGGCCGCGCGAAATATTACGTACTCGGTCGAAACCAAAACCCGCATGGTCCTGAAAGCCAAGGACGTGATCGGGAGCGGTCGCCTGGAGTTCGATGCGTCGTGGTCCGACTTGGCGCAGGCGTTCATGGCGATTCGCAAGACCATGACCGCGAGCGGCCGGCAGGCCACGTTTGAAGCGAGCCGCAGCGACGACATTGGGCACGCCGACCTCGCGTGGGCGGTGATGCACGCACTTGACCATGAACCGCTCAGCGGCGACAGCCCGCGCGGAAAATCCATTGTGGAGATGTTTTGA
- a CDS encoding phage portal protein produces the protein MTAAPQAADTTPKAAKAQAFTFGDPVPVLDKRGVLDHGECVRVGRWYEPPVSMSGLASAFRSSPHHASAIYTKCNILSSTFVPHRLLSGDQFERLALDMIALGNAYLERRNARSGKAIALKHSLAVYTRRGIEDGAYYFTQGGEEHEFARDSVFQFIEPDLTQELYGVPQYVGALQSAFLNESATLFRRRYYLNGSHAGFIMYVNDAAQDQADIDAMRQALRDSKGVGNFRNLFLYSPNGKKDGVQVIPISEVAAKDEFLGIKGATRDDILAAHRVPPQLLGMPPNNTGGFGDVEKAARVFARNELIPLQARFRRINEWVGEEVVRFIPYALGE, from the coding sequence ATGACTGCTGCACCCCAAGCCGCCGACACAACGCCGAAGGCGGCGAAGGCGCAGGCGTTTACCTTCGGCGATCCGGTGCCAGTGCTGGACAAACGCGGCGTACTGGATCATGGCGAATGCGTGCGCGTCGGCCGCTGGTACGAACCGCCCGTATCCATGAGCGGCCTTGCAAGTGCGTTCCGATCCAGCCCGCACCACGCGTCGGCGATCTATACGAAGTGCAATATCCTGTCCTCGACGTTCGTTCCGCACCGACTGCTCAGCGGCGATCAGTTCGAGCGCTTGGCGCTGGATATGATCGCGCTGGGCAATGCCTACTTGGAACGGCGCAACGCCCGCAGTGGCAAGGCAATTGCGCTTAAGCACTCGCTTGCGGTCTACACGCGACGCGGCATTGAGGACGGCGCCTACTACTTCACCCAGGGCGGCGAGGAACACGAATTCGCGCGCGACTCGGTATTCCAGTTCATCGAACCGGACTTGACCCAAGAGCTTTACGGCGTGCCGCAGTACGTCGGCGCGTTGCAGTCGGCGTTCCTCAACGAGTCGGCGACGCTGTTCCGGCGCCGCTACTACCTCAACGGCAGCCATGCCGGTTTCATCATGTACGTAAACGACGCCGCGCAGGATCAAGCCGACATTGACGCCATGCGCCAAGCGCTGCGCGACTCCAAGGGCGTCGGCAACTTCCGCAATCTGTTCCTGTACTCGCCGAACGGGAAAAAGGACGGCGTGCAGGTGATTCCGATCAGCGAGGTTGCGGCGAAGGATGAATTCCTGGGCATCAAGGGCGCGACGCGGGATGACATTCTGGCCGCGCATCGCGTGCCGCCGCAGTTGCTAGGCATGCCGCCGAACAACACGGGCGGGTTTGGCGACGTGGAGAAGGCCGCCCGCGTGTTCGCTCGCAATGAGTTGATCCCTTTACAAGCGCGATTTCGACGCATCAATGAATGGGTGGGCGAGGAAGTTGTCCGTTTCATTCCATACGCACTCGGGGAGTAG
- a CDS encoding tetratricopeptide repeat protein, with product MSIEEIKGLLEAGEIDRARALLIALTDSDPDEARAWLLLAGISTRTQDWTLGETAFTALTRLRPSDALASSGLVASLVGLHHYDRAREEIARFGRVADRSKSSSSSVLQEHQEVLKRIGRGA from the coding sequence ATGAGCATTGAGGAAATTAAGGGGCTGCTTGAGGCCGGCGAGATCGATAGAGCTAGGGCCTTGCTGATCGCTTTAACGGACAGCGACCCAGACGAAGCGCGCGCGTGGCTATTGCTCGCCGGCATCTCGACGCGCACTCAAGATTGGACGCTGGGAGAAACGGCCTTCACTGCGTTGACTCGGTTGCGCCCATCTGATGCGCTAGCTTCATCCGGCCTCGTTGCGTCACTGGTTGGGCTTCATCATTACGACCGGGCTCGGGAAGAAATCGCAAGGTTCGGCCGCGTTGCGGATAGGTCAAAGTCAAGTTCCAGTTCCGTGCTGCAGGAGCATCAAGAAGTGCTAAAGCGAATCGGCCGGGGAGCATAA
- a CDS encoding RHS repeat-associated core domain-containing protein: MNRSKLIACTALLCALAITSNSAFARFLQSDPLGLHDGPSTYAYVSNSPLMYYDPLGLAKNAACVAAYTTGGAVCVGAAGYYGGGLAGAAAGGAAGGLVCSPSGPGALACAAATGTGGAVAGSKAGGLLGAAVGGAAGNLIGQAVCPDEEEENSCAKEIAACEKLCDRAQTDPDMPNVWGGSRARCMLGCVSWRCMDEL; encoded by the coding sequence ATGAACCGTTCAAAACTTATCGCGTGCACGGCATTGCTTTGCGCACTCGCTATCACCAGCAATTCGGCGTTCGCGCGCTTCCTCCAATCCGACCCCCTCGGATTGCATGACGGACCTAGCACCTACGCCTACGTGTCCAATAGCCCGCTCATGTACTACGACCCCTTGGGGCTGGCGAAGAATGCGGCTTGCGTCGCCGCGTACACGACAGGTGGCGCGGTGTGCGTGGGGGCAGCGGGCTACTATGGTGGCGGGCTGGCGGGAGCTGCGGCCGGCGGCGCGGCGGGCGGCTTGGTGTGCAGCCCGTCCGGTCCCGGTGCGCTAGCGTGCGCAGCTGCGACAGGCACCGGCGGTGCTGTCGCCGGAAGCAAAGCCGGTGGCCTACTCGGCGCGGCGGTTGGCGGTGCTGCCGGTAATCTGATTGGTCAGGCGGTGTGTCCCGATGAGGAAGAAGAGAACAGTTGCGCGAAAGAAATTGCCGCATGCGAAAAGCTATGCGACCGCGCGCAAACCGATCCTGATATGCCCAATGTTTGGGGCGGTAGCCGGGCACGCTGCATGCTAGGGTGCGTTAGCTGGCGCTGCATGGACGAACTTTGA
- a CDS encoding transglutaminase family protein translates to MRKRRRWRAPQFFAACGLALAFAVPSAIASPSDPLAQVRRVLATPDAQLDLARAKIAIDRLIDPRTDEAVTLRQLDSLTRAIQARIPVGASRREKLRILVDSLAQPGPWNDARPFRYDLDDPFGEDIRNKLLATYLATRKGNCVSMPILFAILAQRIGLDASLAVAPHHLFARAKVDGGQWVNIEATSFGTKTDDSYRKELNITATAIKSGIYLRTLSPKESLGVTLETLLEHYSKSGANEQRLAVADMVLKSDPRNVSAILHRGSACGRLARKRYDGQPQQALTPAQQQDLAALASCNSAAFAKAEALGWRAEQQKEKAKYRRGVNQAKLNQGRNP, encoded by the coding sequence ATGAGAAAACGAAGACGTTGGCGCGCCCCGCAATTCTTCGCGGCATGCGGCCTTGCGCTTGCTTTCGCTGTTCCTTCTGCAATCGCAAGTCCGTCCGATCCGCTCGCCCAGGTGCGCCGCGTCTTGGCGACACCGGATGCGCAACTGGACTTGGCCCGCGCCAAGATCGCGATTGACCGACTGATTGATCCGCGCACCGATGAAGCCGTGACGTTGCGTCAGTTGGACTCCCTTACGCGTGCAATCCAGGCCCGTATACCCGTCGGGGCAAGCCGGCGCGAAAAATTGCGAATCCTCGTGGACTCGCTGGCGCAGCCTGGGCCTTGGAACGATGCACGACCCTTTCGCTATGACCTGGATGACCCGTTCGGCGAGGACATACGAAACAAACTACTCGCAACGTATCTCGCCACCCGCAAGGGCAATTGCGTCTCGATGCCGATCCTGTTTGCGATTCTCGCGCAACGCATCGGGCTGGACGCTTCGCTAGCGGTCGCGCCGCACCATCTGTTTGCACGGGCGAAGGTTGACGGCGGCCAATGGGTCAACATCGAGGCCACGAGCTTCGGCACAAAAACCGACGACAGCTATCGCAAGGAACTGAACATCACCGCGACGGCGATCAAAAGCGGCATCTATCTACGCACCTTGTCGCCGAAAGAGTCGTTAGGCGTCACGCTGGAAACGCTATTGGAGCACTACAGCAAGAGCGGCGCGAATGAACAGCGCCTAGCGGTAGCGGACATGGTACTGAAAAGCGATCCGCGCAATGTATCAGCCATCTTGCACAGGGGCAGCGCGTGCGGCCGGCTGGCTCGAAAGCGCTATGACGGCCAACCGCAGCAGGCGCTAACCCCGGCGCAACAACAAGACCTTGCAGCATTGGCGAGCTGTAATAGCGCTGCCTTCGCCAAGGCTGAGGCGTTAGGCTGGCGGGCCGAGCAACAGAAAGAAAAAGCGAAGTATCGGCGCGGCGTCAATCAAGCGAAACTCAATCAAGGACGAAACCCATGA